A part of Halogeometricum sp. S3BR5-2 genomic DNA contains:
- a CDS encoding V-type ATP synthase subunit A: MSQTQQTVREDGIIASVSGPVVTARDLDARMNDVVYVGDEGLMGEVIEIEGDITTIQVYEETSGVGPGEPVENTGDPLTVDLGPGLLDTIYDGVQRPLDVLEDKMGSPYLDRGVDAPGIELDEEWEFVPEAAEGDTVEPGDVLGVVTETVTIDLKVMVPPDYEGGEITEIKSGSYTVTEPIATLDNGEEITMRQEWPVREARPSATKKTPRTPLVSGQRILDGLFPIAKGGTAAIPGPFGSGKTVTQHSLAKFADADIIVYVGCGERGNEMTEVIDDFPELEDPSTGNPLMARTSLIANTSNMPVAARESCVYTGITIAEFYRDMGYDVALMADSTSRWAEAMREISSRLEEMPGEEGYPAYLSARLSEFYERAGAFENINGTEGSISAIGAVSPPGGDFSEPVTQNTLRIVKTFWALDADLAERRHFPAINWNESYSLYKEQLDPWFQENVDPEWPEERQWAVDVLDEEGELQEIVQLVGKDALPEDQQLTLEVASYLKEAYLQQNAFNPNDMYCPPEKTFAMLTTIHHFNDEAFQALEAGVPVEEIIEIDAAPRLNRMAVQDDWKEYMADLRDDIQTQLRELY; this comes from the coding sequence ATGAGTCAGACACAACAGACCGTCCGCGAGGACGGCATCATCGCAAGCGTGAGTGGTCCCGTGGTGACCGCCCGCGACCTCGACGCCCGGATGAACGACGTCGTCTACGTGGGCGACGAAGGCCTGATGGGCGAGGTCATCGAGATAGAGGGCGACATCACGACGATTCAGGTGTACGAGGAGACGTCCGGCGTCGGTCCCGGCGAACCCGTCGAGAACACGGGCGACCCGCTGACCGTCGACCTGGGTCCGGGCCTGCTCGACACCATCTACGACGGCGTCCAGCGTCCGCTGGACGTCCTCGAAGACAAGATGGGCAGCCCGTACCTCGACCGCGGCGTCGACGCGCCCGGCATCGAACTCGACGAGGAGTGGGAGTTCGTGCCCGAGGCCGCCGAGGGCGACACGGTCGAACCCGGCGACGTGCTGGGCGTCGTCACCGAGACGGTCACCATCGACCTGAAGGTGATGGTCCCGCCGGACTACGAGGGCGGCGAAATAACCGAGATAAAGTCCGGCTCCTACACCGTCACCGAGCCCATCGCGACGCTCGACAACGGCGAGGAGATTACGATGCGCCAGGAGTGGCCGGTCCGCGAGGCCCGACCCTCCGCGACGAAGAAGACCCCCCGGACGCCGCTGGTGTCCGGCCAGCGCATCCTCGACGGCCTGTTCCCCATCGCGAAGGGCGGGACGGCCGCGATTCCCGGTCCGTTCGGGTCGGGTAAGACCGTCACGCAGCACAGCCTCGCGAAGTTCGCCGACGCGGACATCATCGTCTACGTCGGCTGCGGCGAGCGCGGCAACGAGATGACGGAGGTCATCGACGACTTCCCCGAACTCGAAGACCCCTCGACGGGCAACCCGCTCATGGCCCGGACGTCGCTCATCGCGAACACGTCCAACATGCCGGTGGCCGCGCGCGAGTCCTGCGTGTACACGGGCATCACCATCGCGGAGTTCTACCGCGACATGGGGTACGACGTGGCGCTGATGGCCGACTCCACCTCCCGGTGGGCCGAGGCCATGCGCGAAATCTCCTCGCGGCTGGAGGAGATGCCCGGCGAGGAGGGCTACCCGGCCTACCTCTCCGCGCGCCTCTCGGAGTTCTACGAGCGCGCCGGCGCGTTCGAGAACATCAACGGTACGGAAGGTTCCATCTCCGCCATCGGCGCGGTGTCGCCGCCCGGCGGCGACTTCTCCGAGCCGGTGACGCAGAACACTCTCCGCATCGTCAAGACGTTCTGGGCGCTGGACGCGGACCTCGCCGAGCGCCGGCACTTCCCGGCCATCAACTGGAACGAGTCGTACTCCCTCTACAAGGAGCAGCTCGACCCGTGGTTCCAGGAGAACGTCGACCCCGAGTGGCCCGAGGAGCGCCAGTGGGCGGTCGACGTGCTCGACGAGGAGGGCGAACTGCAGGAGATCGTTCAGCTGGTCGGTAAGGACGCGCTGCCGGAGGACCAGCAGCTCACCCTCGAGGTGGCGAGCTACCTCAAGGAGGCGTATCTCCAGCAGAACGCGTTCAACCCGAACGACATGTACTGCCCGCCGGAGAAGACGTTCGCCATGCTCACCACCATCCATCACTTCAACGACGAGGCGTTCCAGGCGCTCGAAGCCGGCGTCCCCGTCGAGGAGATCATCGAGATCGACGCCGCGCCGCGGCTGAACCGGATGGCCGTCCAGGACGACTGGAAGGAGTACATGGCGGACCTGCGAGACGACATCCAGACGCAACTGCGGGAGCTGTACTAA
- a CDS encoding V-type ATP synthase subunit F: MSQEIAVVGSPDFTTGFRLAGVRKFENVPDEEKDEQLDEAVSRTLEDEDVGIIVMHNDDLDDLSRQVRQSVETSIEPTLVTLGGGAGAGGLRDQIKRAIGIDLMEEDED, translated from the coding sequence ATGAGTCAGGAGATAGCCGTCGTCGGCAGTCCGGACTTCACGACCGGGTTCCGACTCGCGGGGGTTCGGAAGTTCGAGAACGTGCCCGACGAAGAGAAGGACGAACAGCTCGACGAAGCCGTCAGCCGGACCTTGGAGGACGAGGACGTCGGCATCATCGTGATGCACAACGACGACCTCGACGACCTCTCCCGGCAGGTCCGCCAGTCCGTCGAGACCAGCATCGAGCCGACGCTGGTCACCCTCGGCGGCGGCGCGGGCGCAGGCGGCCTCCGAGACCAGATCAAACGAGCCATCGGTATCGACCTGATGGAGGAGGACGAAGACTAA
- a CDS encoding V-type ATP synthase subunit C: protein MNASGGSNPEYVNTRVRSRQSQLFSDEDYRKLIRMGPAEIARFMEESAYEEEINALGSRYSGVDLIEFALNRNLAKQFNDILKWAEGRLYDLIARYLRKFDAWNVKTIIRGIYADAERDSVDADLIRAGEFDDRFLDRLLDATTIEEAVERLHGTMFDVGLAQAYEDYEETDVLVPLENAVDRAYYESLLEGLVVDEATEQYREYLEAEIDFRNARNALRLARSGADIDPADYYIEGGSLFSASELVTLSQNTDELVSKIRDSQYGDELSTALDELESVNSLIGFERALETALLEYADSLGNVYPLSVSPVISYILSKEQEVDNIRAIARGREAGLSDDEIEEELVIL, encoded by the coding sequence ATGAACGCCTCCGGCGGTTCCAACCCCGAGTACGTGAACACGCGCGTCCGGTCGCGCCAGAGCCAACTGTTCAGCGACGAGGACTACCGTAAGCTGATCCGGATGGGGCCGGCCGAGATAGCCCGGTTCATGGAGGAGTCGGCGTACGAAGAGGAGATAAACGCGCTCGGGTCGCGGTACTCGGGCGTCGACCTCATCGAGTTCGCGCTCAACCGCAACCTCGCGAAGCAGTTCAACGACATCCTCAAGTGGGCCGAGGGGCGGCTGTACGACCTCATCGCCCGCTACCTTCGCAAGTTCGACGCGTGGAACGTGAAGACGATCATCCGCGGCATCTACGCGGACGCCGAACGCGACTCGGTGGACGCGGACCTCATCCGTGCCGGCGAGTTCGACGACCGATTTCTCGACCGGTTGCTCGACGCGACCACCATCGAGGAAGCGGTCGAGCGCCTCCACGGCACGATGTTCGACGTGGGTCTCGCGCAGGCCTACGAGGACTACGAGGAGACGGACGTGCTCGTCCCCCTCGAGAACGCCGTCGACCGCGCCTACTACGAGAGCCTGCTCGAAGGGCTCGTGGTCGACGAGGCGACGGAGCAGTACCGCGAGTACCTCGAAGCGGAGATAGACTTCCGGAACGCCCGGAACGCGCTCCGCCTCGCGCGGAGCGGTGCGGACATCGACCCAGCCGACTACTACATCGAGGGCGGGTCGCTGTTCTCCGCCTCGGAACTCGTGACGCTGTCGCAGAACACCGACGAACTCGTCTCGAAGATACGCGATTCGCAGTACGGCGACGAACTCTCCACCGCGCTCGACGAACTCGAATCGGTGAACAGCCTCATTGGCTTCGAGCGCGCACTAGAGACTGCGTTGCTCGAGTACGCTGACAGTCTCGGTAACGTCTACCCGCTGTCGGTGAGCCCGGTCATCTCGTACATCCTCTCGAAGGAGCAAGAGGTGGACAACATCCGGGCCATCGCCCGCGGCCGCGAGGCCGGGCTGTCGGACGACGAGATAGAGGAGGAGCTGGTCATCCTATGA
- a CDS encoding V-type ATP synthase subunit E, whose protein sequence is MSLDNVVEDIRDEARARAEEIREDGEQRASEIVAEAESDAQDLHESRRNDVERQIKQEREQALSSAKLEAKQKRLEARRDVLQDVREEAESELASLSGDRRETLTRSLLDDAAEEFDAGDDVVVHGRAADKALLEDILEDEKYDGYGYGDSYDCLGGVVVESTQSRVRVNNTFDSVLESVWEDNLKEVSARLFDQ, encoded by the coding sequence ATGAGTTTGGACAACGTCGTCGAAGACATACGAGACGAAGCCCGCGCGCGTGCGGAGGAGATTCGTGAGGACGGAGAACAACGCGCTTCCGAGATCGTCGCGGAGGCCGAGTCCGACGCTCAGGACCTCCACGAGTCGCGCAGAAACGACGTCGAACGCCAGATCAAGCAGGAACGCGAGCAGGCGCTCTCCAGCGCGAAACTCGAAGCCAAGCAGAAGCGCCTCGAAGCGCGCCGAGACGTCCTCCAGGACGTCCGCGAGGAGGCCGAGTCGGAACTGGCCTCGCTCTCCGGCGACCGCCGCGAGACGCTCACGCGTTCGCTGCTCGACGACGCGGCCGAGGAGTTCGACGCCGGTGACGACGTCGTCGTCCACGGTCGCGCCGCCGACAAAGCGCTCCTCGAAGACATCCTCGAAGACGAGAAGTACGACGGGTACGGCTACGGGGACAGCTACGACTGTCTCGGCGGCGTGGTCGTCGAGAGCACGCAGTCGCGCGTCCGGGTGAACAACACGTTCGACTCCGTCCTTGAGAGCGTCTGGGAGGACAACCTCAAGGAAGTGAGCGCGCGACTGTTCGACCAATGA
- a CDS encoding V-type ATP synthase subunit I translates to MLRPEQMSKVSVTGSKRVMDPVIETVHDLNLLHVTEYDNSWDGFDPGDPAAGAETASDKLVTVRSLESILDVDKEDAGPTRIVTDDALEAELEEIRTKVNELDDERQALRQDLREIEERIDAMEPFEDIGIDLDLLSGYDSIQTAVGRGNRDAIERAVVDSDHLVEYEIYEGDDALAVFARPASGADDSALADALVSADFAALEVPDADGSPQEYIRELEHEHQQISSKLGSVDDELSNMKLDAAGFLLAAEEKLSIDVQKTEAPLSFATTENAFIAEGWIPTERFTEFKAALKEDIGERVEVEELQRAKFSKDGTDHVREDPAAGSGGSGKPAAADGGRASDSSSDNEARADGGAVVMDDDEPPTVQQNSGPVKPFEVLVQAVSRPSYYEFDPTVILFLTFPAFFGFMIGDLGYGLIYMAIGYFLYANFDDRPAFKSMGGITIAAGLFTTLFGILYGEVFGLHLIATYLWEGVVGLSHAPIEKGLSPATSEWALGWLVVSVIVGIIHLNIAWIFDFFENLELHDAKHAVYESGSWLLMLNGLWIWVFSDALRGTAPEFIYETFSADGVIPLGFSSFPTMELFTIPFVNAPFTLPLLVFFIGLGLLIVGEPVEAVEFLNVLVNVLSYTRLAGVLLAKAGMAFTVNLLFFGVYVDDHGGWHFGLGGMPDAAAVAALGPGETLSYHGYEVTEIMFGGLVHGGAATILVGLLVLVVGHIAVLALGVTSAGLQAVRLEYVEFFNKFFEGGGRDYEPFGYDRQFTTED, encoded by the coding sequence ATGCTCAGACCTGAGCAGATGAGCAAGGTCTCCGTGACCGGGTCCAAGCGCGTGATGGACCCCGTCATCGAGACGGTCCACGACCTCAACCTGCTTCACGTGACCGAGTACGACAACTCGTGGGACGGCTTCGACCCGGGCGACCCCGCCGCGGGCGCCGAGACGGCGTCGGACAAACTCGTCACGGTCCGGTCCCTCGAGAGCATCCTCGACGTCGACAAGGAGGACGCGGGGCCGACCCGCATCGTCACCGACGACGCGTTGGAGGCCGAACTCGAGGAGATCCGCACGAAGGTCAACGAACTCGACGACGAGCGACAGGCGCTCCGTCAGGACCTCCGCGAGATCGAAGAGCGCATCGACGCGATGGAGCCGTTCGAGGACATCGGTATCGACCTCGACCTCCTGTCGGGGTACGACTCGATACAGACCGCCGTCGGACGGGGGAACCGCGACGCGATAGAGCGCGCCGTCGTCGACTCCGACCACCTGGTCGAATACGAGATATACGAGGGCGACGACGCGCTCGCGGTGTTCGCGCGACCGGCGTCCGGCGCCGACGACTCCGCGCTCGCCGACGCCCTCGTCAGCGCCGATTTCGCCGCGCTCGAAGTCCCCGACGCCGACGGAAGCCCGCAGGAGTACATCCGGGAACTCGAACACGAACACCAGCAGATATCCTCGAAACTCGGCTCCGTCGACGACGAGCTATCGAACATGAAGCTCGACGCGGCGGGCTTTCTCCTCGCGGCCGAGGAGAAACTCTCCATCGACGTCCAGAAGACCGAGGCGCCGCTGTCGTTCGCGACGACGGAGAACGCCTTCATCGCCGAGGGCTGGATTCCGACCGAGCGATTCACCGAGTTCAAGGCCGCACTGAAGGAGGACATCGGCGAACGCGTCGAAGTCGAGGAACTCCAGCGCGCGAAGTTCTCGAAGGACGGCACCGACCACGTACGCGAGGACCCGGCCGCCGGCAGCGGCGGGTCCGGGAAGCCGGCCGCCGCGGACGGCGGCCGCGCGAGCGATTCCTCGTCCGACAACGAGGCGCGCGCCGACGGTGGAGCCGTCGTCATGGACGACGACGAACCGCCGACGGTCCAGCAGAACTCGGGCCCGGTCAAACCGTTCGAGGTTCTCGTGCAGGCGGTCAGCCGACCCAGCTACTACGAGTTCGACCCGACGGTCATCCTGTTCTTGACGTTCCCGGCGTTCTTCGGGTTCATGATCGGTGACCTCGGCTACGGGCTCATCTACATGGCCATCGGCTACTTCCTCTACGCCAACTTCGACGACCGCCCGGCGTTCAAGAGTATGGGCGGCATCACCATCGCGGCCGGCTTGTTCACGACGTTATTCGGCATCCTCTACGGCGAGGTATTTGGACTGCACCTCATCGCGACGTATCTCTGGGAGGGCGTCGTCGGCCTCTCGCACGCCCCGATAGAGAAGGGGCTGTCGCCGGCCACCTCAGAGTGGGCGCTCGGATGGCTGGTCGTGAGCGTTATCGTCGGCATCATCCACCTCAACATCGCGTGGATATTCGACTTCTTCGAGAACCTCGAACTCCACGACGCCAAGCACGCGGTCTACGAGAGCGGCTCGTGGCTCCTGATGCTCAACGGCCTCTGGATTTGGGTCTTCAGCGACGCCCTGCGCGGCACCGCGCCCGAGTTCATCTACGAGACGTTCTCCGCCGACGGCGTCATCCCGCTCGGGTTCTCCAGTTTCCCGACGATGGAGCTGTTCACCATTCCGTTCGTGAACGCGCCGTTCACCCTGCCGCTCTTGGTGTTCTTCATCGGACTCGGACTCCTCATCGTCGGCGAACCCGTTGAGGCTGTCGAATTCCTGAACGTGCTGGTGAACGTGCTGTCGTACACGCGTCTCGCCGGGGTGCTCCTGGCGAAGGCGGGGATGGCCTTCACGGTCAACCTTCTGTTCTTCGGCGTGTACGTCGACGACCACGGGGGCTGGCACTTCGGCCTCGGCGGGATGCCGGACGCCGCCGCCGTGGCGGCGCTCGGGCCGGGCGAGACGCTGAGCTATCACGGCTACGAGGTCACCGAAATCATGTTCGGCGGCCTCGTCCACGGCGGGGCGGCGACGATTCTCGTCGGCCTGCTCGTCCTCGTCGTCGGCCACATCGCGGTCCTCGCACTCGGCGTGACCAGCGCCGGTCTGCAGGCCGTGCGTCTCGAGTACGTCGAGTTCTTCAACAAGTTCTTCGAGGGCGGCGGCCGCGACTACGAACCGTTCGGCTACGACCGGCAGTTCACCACCGAGGACTGA
- the ahaH gene encoding ATP synthase archaeal subunit H produces the protein MPRPEVLERIKTAESEADDIVAEAEADREERIADARQEAEEIRQQAEEEAREYESERLEEAREEIEEEREAILEEGEAERRRLVSEAESNVEEAVEYTIDRFEEAVNAQT, from the coding sequence ATGCCGAGACCAGAGGTTCTCGAACGGATCAAGACGGCCGAATCCGAGGCTGACGACATCGTCGCCGAGGCTGAGGCGGACCGCGAGGAGCGGATCGCCGACGCGCGTCAGGAGGCCGAAGAGATCCGTCAACAAGCCGAAGAGGAGGCACGTGAGTACGAGTCCGAGCGTCTCGAGGAGGCTCGCGAGGAGATCGAGGAGGAGCGGGAGGCCATCCTCGAAGAGGGCGAAGCGGAGCGCAGACGACTCGTCAGCGAGGCGGAGTCGAACGTCGAGGAGGCGGTCGAGTACACCATCGACCGGTTCGAGGAGGCGGTGAATGCTCAGACCTGA
- a CDS encoding methyltransferase domain-containing protein has translation MGVLENKSRARLFYKYLSKVYDRINPFIWNEEMRDEALELLDIQPDDRVLDVGSGTGFATEGLLRYTDDVHALDQSIHQMEKAFAKFGKRDRVRFYRGDAERLPFKENAFDVLWSSGSIEYWPNPVDALEEFRRVVKPGHRVLVVGPDYPETGPFQHLADAIMLFYDEHEAQRMFEEAGFVDIEHHIQQAAPGTPRAITTVARVPDDDGDEADARAEAELEA, from the coding sequence ATGGGAGTCCTCGAGAACAAGTCACGGGCGCGCCTGTTCTACAAGTACCTCTCGAAGGTGTACGACCGGATCAACCCCTTCATCTGGAACGAGGAGATGCGCGACGAGGCGCTCGAACTCCTTGACATCCAACCGGACGACCGGGTGCTCGACGTGGGGTCCGGCACCGGGTTCGCCACCGAGGGACTCCTGCGGTACACCGACGACGTCCACGCCCTCGACCAGAGCATCCACCAGATGGAGAAGGCGTTCGCGAAGTTCGGAAAGCGCGACCGGGTGCGCTTCTACCGCGGCGACGCCGAGCGCCTCCCCTTCAAGGAGAACGCTTTCGACGTGCTGTGGTCCTCCGGTTCCATCGAGTACTGGCCCAACCCCGTCGACGCCCTCGAAGAGTTCCGCCGCGTCGTCAAGCCGGGCCACCGAGTCCTCGTCGTCGGTCCGGACTACCCGGAGACGGGGCCGTTCCAACATCTCGCCGACGCAATCATGCTGTTCTACGACGAGCACGAGGCCCAGCGGATGTTCGAGGAGGCCGGCTTCGTGGACATCGAACACCACATCCAGCAGGCCGCCCCCGGCACGCCGCGGGCCATCACCACCGTCGCGCGGGTACCGGACGACGATGGAGACGAGGCCGACGCCCGCGCCGAGGCCGAACTCGAGGCCTGA
- a CDS encoding archaellin/type IV pilin N-terminal domain-containing protein, which yields MTDRALSPVVATLLLVGLVLSTAVVVGAASDALVAGASARAAAVDSDSAGLRGVGAPGASADPAAGLGPSPRPTAFSLSATGDELAVTYERGPTLDASALRLRIAVDGDPLAFQPPLPFFAARGFRSGPTGPFNVAADGAWSAGETATLAVAETNDPELEPGRTVTVRLYRGSSSRPLATLTASVSAAPG from the coding sequence GTGACCGACCGCGCGCTCTCGCCCGTCGTCGCGACGCTGCTGCTCGTCGGACTCGTCCTCTCGACGGCCGTCGTCGTCGGCGCGGCGAGCGACGCCCTCGTCGCCGGCGCGTCCGCCCGCGCCGCGGCCGTGGACTCCGATTCGGCGGGTCTCCGCGGCGTCGGCGCCCCCGGCGCGTCGGCCGACCCCGCCGCCGGCCTCGGACCGAGTCCCCGGCCGACGGCGTTCTCGCTGTCGGCGACGGGCGACGAACTCGCCGTGACGTACGAGCGCGGTCCGACGCTCGACGCGTCGGCGCTCCGGCTCCGAATCGCCGTCGACGGCGACCCGCTGGCGTTCCAGCCGCCGCTCCCGTTCTTCGCGGCGCGGGGGTTCCGCTCGGGTCCGACCGGCCCGTTCAACGTCGCCGCCGACGGCGCGTGGTCGGCGGGGGAGACGGCGACGCTCGCGGTGGCGGAGACGAACGACCCAGAACTCGAACCCGGTCGGACCGTCACGGTTCGGCTCTACCGCGGGTCGTCCTCGCGCCCGCTGGCGACGCTGACGGCGTCGGTGAGCGCGGCTCCGGGGTGA
- a CDS encoding DUF7096 domain-containing protein, whose amino-acid sequence MKALSAVLVAVLVLSTVAGAAAPGAAPVSDGTGSAPVLDSDSAAGAPAANAPAPAQVGVPATQLASNETASNATLHVLGIPPDRVNRSSLEGRSVDLGPALAFEDNETKLTVETLAAVERIRSTDTEDRRQQVILQELTTIEQRIISLRSRQQAAISAYGAGEITPRRFLVRLAVIDLEARALDERRQRIDAFAESIPDFSVESRSATLERELDTFTGPVRQHAVSVLQGDAEHARFFLQTGPDSVVAATVRNETYVREAYRGDLRARGTGVITLDEALDNTTQAYPYISALGLRESGTSVTGTRQGDNSVLVRIQHERGQLYAFVDSGSKEVFKEFQYRPLDTLRTTSTDGAVKDGLELTAHQTYAGGPVRIQLNRTDADRPVNARITVGPQNGQSAVVGETGDDGTLWTMAPGQTYQVTAIRGNSVVVLTVQPDTPPLVNQTGAGGPENATASQSPRSPSDA is encoded by the coding sequence ATGAAAGCCCTCTCCGCCGTGCTCGTCGCGGTCCTCGTGCTTTCGACCGTCGCCGGAGCGGCGGCGCCGGGTGCGGCCCCGGTCTCCGACGGAACCGGTTCCGCCCCCGTTCTCGACTCCGATTCCGCCGCCGGCGCCCCCGCCGCGAACGCCCCGGCGCCGGCGCAGGTCGGCGTCCCGGCGACGCAACTGGCGTCGAACGAGACGGCGAGCAACGCGACCCTCCACGTGCTCGGGATTCCGCCCGACCGGGTGAACCGAAGCTCTCTGGAGGGGCGGTCGGTCGACTTGGGTCCGGCGCTCGCCTTCGAGGACAACGAGACGAAACTGACCGTCGAGACGCTCGCGGCCGTCGAGCGGATCCGGTCGACCGACACCGAGGACCGCCGACAGCAGGTGATACTCCAGGAACTGACCACCATCGAACAGCGCATCATCTCGCTGCGGTCGCGCCAGCAGGCGGCCATCAGCGCCTACGGCGCCGGTGAGATAACGCCGCGGCGGTTCCTCGTCCGCCTCGCCGTCATCGACCTGGAGGCGCGGGCGCTCGACGAACGGAGGCAGCGCATCGACGCGTTCGCCGAGTCCATCCCCGACTTCTCGGTCGAGTCGCGGTCCGCGACGCTCGAACGCGAACTCGACACGTTCACCGGACCGGTGCGACAGCACGCCGTCAGCGTCCTGCAGGGCGACGCCGAGCACGCGCGCTTCTTCCTCCAGACGGGTCCCGACAGCGTCGTCGCCGCCACCGTCCGGAACGAGACGTACGTCCGCGAGGCGTACCGCGGGGACCTGCGGGCGCGGGGCACCGGGGTCATCACGCTCGACGAGGCCCTCGACAACACTACGCAGGCGTACCCGTACATCAGCGCGCTGGGGCTGCGCGAGAGCGGGACGAGCGTCACCGGCACTCGGCAGGGCGACAACAGCGTCCTCGTCCGCATCCAGCACGAGCGCGGACAGCTGTACGCGTTCGTCGACAGCGGCTCCAAGGAGGTCTTCAAGGAGTTCCAGTACCGGCCGCTCGACACGCTCCGGACGACGTCCACCGACGGCGCGGTGAAGGACGGTCTCGAACTCACCGCCCACCAGACGTACGCCGGCGGTCCCGTCCGCATCCAACTGAACCGGACCGACGCCGACCGCCCCGTAAACGCCCGCATCACCGTCGGCCCGCAGAACGGGCAGAGCGCCGTCGTCGGCGAGACGGGCGACGACGGGACGCTGTGGACGATGGCGCCCGGCCAGACCTACCAGGTGACCGCCATCAGGGGGAACTCGGTCGTCGTGCTGACCGTCCAGCCGGACACTCCGCCGCTCGTGAACCAGACGGGAGCGGGTGGCCCCGAGAACGCCACCGCCTCGCAGTCCCCGCGGTCCCCGTCCGACGCCTGA
- a CDS encoding helix-turn-helix transcriptional regulator, whose protein sequence is MRISALAVALLLVLSGVVPAAAAATDAESGAPRVEEPGAAVSPQVDGPFDGDPRTVIRIGLGDDGDASWRVEMHYRFDSPNESDAFRRLGEEYVDGDTDVGVRADLFERIAARTSEATGREMEIRNATYDYSIDGEAGTGTLAVEFVWTNFLRQMENGDLALGDAFRLPSEASGEPESWLSLLGEDQRLYVETPPGYATNTTSIEVLQRNNAIILDGPSTFEGEDALVVTYRPTNITDPGGIPWTLVVGGGVLVALLVLLAVVLFRWRSGTGDESGSGTGGGGGRPGGPTPDASGGTTNGGVDAGTAAAGEGVGAAPASEEAEAEEPAVDLSLLSDEERIEHLLERNGGRMKQANIVAETDWSDAKVSQLLSAMADEGRVDKLRLGRENLISLPEEGGDGGGSGEDGNGDGDRDRDEDGDGSADAK, encoded by the coding sequence ATGCGGATATCCGCGCTGGCCGTTGCCCTCCTTCTGGTGCTCTCCGGCGTCGTCCCCGCGGCCGCGGCGGCGACCGACGCCGAGAGCGGCGCCCCCCGAGTCGAAGAGCCGGGGGCCGCCGTCAGCCCCCAAGTCGACGGACCGTTCGACGGCGACCCGCGGACCGTGATACGCATCGGCCTCGGCGACGACGGCGACGCGTCGTGGCGCGTCGAGATGCACTACCGGTTCGACTCGCCGAACGAGTCGGACGCCTTCAGGCGCCTGGGCGAGGAGTACGTCGACGGGGACACCGACGTCGGCGTCCGCGCCGACCTGTTCGAGCGAATCGCCGCGCGGACGAGCGAGGCGACCGGCCGCGAGATGGAGATTCGGAACGCGACGTACGACTACAGCATCGACGGGGAAGCGGGGACGGGGACGCTCGCCGTCGAGTTCGTCTGGACGAACTTCCTGCGGCAGATGGAGAACGGCGACCTCGCGCTGGGCGACGCCTTCCGACTGCCGAGCGAGGCGTCCGGGGAACCCGAGTCGTGGCTGTCGCTCTTGGGCGAGGACCAGCGGTTGTACGTCGAGACGCCGCCCGGGTACGCGACGAACACCACGAGCATCGAGGTGCTCCAGCGGAACAACGCCATCATCCTCGACGGGCCGTCGACGTTCGAGGGCGAGGACGCACTCGTCGTGACGTACCGACCGACGAACATCACCGACCCCGGCGGAATCCCGTGGACGCTCGTCGTGGGCGGCGGCGTCCTCGTCGCCCTCCTCGTCCTCCTGGCCGTGGTCCTCTTCCGGTGGCGGTCGGGAACCGGGGACGAATCCGGGTCCGGAACGGGAGGGGGCGGCGGCCGGCCGGGCGGCCCGACGCCGGACGCGTCCGGCGGGACGACGAACGGCGGCGTCGACGCCGGAACCGCCGCGGCGGGCGAGGGCGTGGGGGCCGCCCCGGCGTCCGAAGAAGCCGAGGCGGAGGAACCCGCGGTGGACCTCTCGCTGCTCTCGGACGAGGAGCGGATCGAACACCTGCTCGAACGGAACGGCGGGCGGATGAAGCAGGCGAACATCGTCGCGGAGACGGACTGGTCGGACGCGAAGGTCTCGCAACTGCTGTCGGCGATGGCCGACGAGGGACGCGTCGACAAACTCCGCCTCGGCCGGGAGAACCTCATCTCCCTGCCGGAGGAGGGCGGCGACGGGGGAGGGAGCGGCGAAGACGGGAACGGAGACGGAGATAGAGATAGGGACGAGGACGGCGACGGGAGCGCGGACGCGAAGTAG